Proteins encoded together in one Rhizobacter sp. J219 window:
- the aceE gene encoding pyruvate dehydrogenase (acetyl-transferring), homodimeric type: MSAMPEAFLGAAANDADAQETREWLDALSALIEAEGPDRAHFLLEELISHARQAGIDMPFSARTAYVNTIPPDQEERMPGNIEIEERLRAYMRWNAMAMVVKANRLHPHDGGDLGGHISSFASLATMFGAGFNHFWHAEHEGHGGDLLYIQGHSSPGIYARAFMEGRITEEQLTNFRQEVGGKGISSYPHPKLMPEFWQFPTVSMGLGPLMAIYQARFLKYLHARGIANTENRKVWVFCGDGEMDEPESLGAIGLAAREKLDNLIFVVNCNLQRLDGPVRGNGKIIQELEGEFRGSGWNVIKLIWGSYWDPLLARDKEEILRKVMMDTVDGDYQAMKANDGAFVRKHFFGQHPKLLEMVAKMSDEDIWRLNRGGHDPQKVYAAYHRAVNTKGQPTVLLIKTVKGFGMGKSGEGKNTAHQTKKLTDEDIKGMRDRFNIPVSDEQIEKGIPFYKPADDTVEMRYLHERRKALGGYLPKRRVKADESLKVPDLETFKAVLEPTAEGREISTTQAYVRFLTQLLRDKEVGPRAVPILVDEARTFGMEGLFRQIGIYNPEGQKYTPVDKDQVMYYREDQAGQILQEGINEAGGMSSWIAAATSYSTNNRIMVPFYVYYSMFGFQRIGDLAWAAGDMQARGFLLGGTSGRTTLNGEGLQHEDGHSHILAGTIPNCISYDPTFAHEVGVILHHGLKRMVEKQDNVFYYLTLLNENYAMPGLKPGTEEEIIKGMYLLEEGAKKTPRVNLLGSGSILRESIAAKQLLKDDWGISANVWSCPSFNELARDGQDVERWNLLHPTEKPRVAFVTQQLDKHSGPVIASTDYMKNYAEQIRAYIPKGRAYKVLGTDGFGRSDFRYRLREHFEVNRHYIVVAALKALADEGTVPAAKVAEAIQKYGINADKINPLYA, encoded by the coding sequence GATCAGCCACGCGCGCCAAGCCGGCATCGACATGCCGTTCTCGGCCCGCACGGCCTACGTCAACACCATCCCGCCGGACCAGGAAGAGCGCATGCCCGGCAACATCGAGATCGAGGAGCGCCTGCGCGCCTACATGCGCTGGAACGCGATGGCGATGGTGGTCAAGGCCAACCGCCTGCACCCGCACGACGGTGGCGACCTCGGCGGGCACATCTCCTCGTTCGCCTCGCTGGCGACGATGTTCGGCGCCGGCTTCAACCACTTCTGGCACGCCGAGCACGAAGGCCACGGCGGCGACCTGCTCTACATCCAGGGCCACAGCTCGCCCGGCATCTACGCCCGCGCCTTCATGGAAGGCCGCATCACCGAAGAGCAGCTCACCAACTTCCGCCAGGAAGTGGGCGGCAAGGGGATCTCGAGCTACCCGCACCCGAAGCTCATGCCCGAGTTCTGGCAGTTCCCGACCGTCTCGATGGGCCTGGGGCCGCTGATGGCGATCTACCAGGCGCGCTTCCTGAAGTACCTGCACGCCCGCGGCATTGCCAACACCGAGAACCGCAAGGTCTGGGTCTTCTGCGGCGACGGCGAGATGGACGAGCCCGAGTCGCTCGGCGCCATCGGCCTGGCCGCCCGCGAGAAGCTCGACAACCTCATCTTCGTCGTCAACTGCAACCTGCAGCGGCTCGACGGCCCGGTGCGTGGCAACGGCAAGATCATCCAGGAACTCGAGGGCGAGTTCCGCGGCTCCGGCTGGAACGTCATCAAGCTCATCTGGGGCAGCTACTGGGACCCGCTGCTCGCCCGCGACAAGGAAGAGATCCTGCGCAAGGTGATGATGGACACCGTCGACGGTGACTACCAGGCCATGAAGGCCAACGACGGCGCCTTCGTCCGCAAGCACTTCTTCGGCCAGCACCCCAAGCTGCTGGAGATGGTGGCCAAGATGAGCGACGAAGACATCTGGCGCCTGAACCGCGGAGGCCACGATCCGCAGAAGGTCTACGCGGCCTACCACCGCGCCGTGAACACCAAGGGCCAGCCGACCGTGCTGCTCATCAAGACGGTGAAGGGCTTCGGCATGGGCAAGAGCGGTGAAGGCAAGAACACCGCCCACCAGACCAAGAAGCTCACCGACGAAGACATCAAGGGCATGCGCGACCGCTTCAACATCCCGGTCAGCGACGAGCAGATCGAGAAGGGCATTCCCTTCTACAAGCCCGCCGACGACACGGTCGAGATGCGCTACCTGCACGAGCGCCGCAAGGCTCTCGGCGGCTACCTGCCCAAGCGCCGGGTGAAGGCCGACGAGTCGCTGAAGGTGCCCGACCTGGAAACCTTCAAGGCCGTGCTCGAGCCCACCGCCGAAGGCCGCGAGATCAGCACGACCCAGGCCTACGTGCGCTTCCTGACGCAGCTGCTGCGCGACAAGGAAGTCGGCCCGCGCGCCGTGCCCATCCTCGTCGATGAGGCGCGCACCTTCGGCATGGAAGGCCTCTTCCGCCAGATCGGTATCTACAACCCCGAAGGGCAGAAGTACACGCCGGTCGACAAGGACCAGGTCATGTACTACCGCGAGGACCAGGCCGGCCAGATCCTGCAAGAGGGCATCAACGAAGCCGGCGGCATGAGCAGCTGGATCGCGGCGGCCACCTCGTACAGCACCAACAACCGCATCATGGTGCCGTTCTATGTGTACTACTCGATGTTCGGCTTCCAGCGCATCGGCGACCTGGCCTGGGCGGCGGGTGACATGCAGGCGCGTGGCTTCCTGCTTGGCGGCACCTCGGGCCGCACCACGCTGAACGGCGAAGGCCTGCAGCACGAAGACGGCCACAGCCACATCCTCGCGGGCACCATCCCCAACTGCATCAGCTACGACCCGACCTTCGCGCACGAAGTCGGCGTGATCCTGCACCATGGCCTGAAGCGCATGGTGGAGAAGCAGGACAACGTCTTCTATTACCTGACGCTGCTCAACGAGAACTACGCGATGCCGGGCCTCAAGCCAGGCACCGAGGAAGAAATCATCAAGGGCATGTACCTGCTGGAAGAAGGCGCGAAGAAGACCCCGCGCGTGAACCTGCTGGGTAGCGGCTCCATCCTGCGCGAGTCGATAGCCGCCAAGCAACTGCTGAAGGACGACTGGGGCATCTCGGCCAACGTGTGGAGCTGCCCGAGCTTCAACGAGCTCGCCCGCGACGGGCAGGACGTGGAGCGCTGGAACTTGCTGCACCCCACCGAGAAACCGCGTGTCGCCTTCGTCACGCAGCAGCTCGACAAGCACAGCGGCCCGGTGATCGCCTCGACCGACTACATGAAGAACTACGCCGAGCAGATCCGCGCGTACATCCCGAAGGGCCGCGCCTACAAGGTGCTCGGCACCGACGGTTTCGGCCGCAGCGATTTCCGTTATCGCCTGCGCGAGCACTTCGAGGTCAACCGCCACTACATCGTGGTGGCCGCCCTCAAGGCCCTGGCCGATGAGGGGACCGTGCCCGCGGCTAAAGTCGCCGAGGCGATCCAGAAATACGGCATCAACGCCGACAAGATCAACCCGCTGTACGCCTGA